A window from Gossypium raimondii isolate GPD5lz chromosome 7, ASM2569854v1, whole genome shotgun sequence encodes these proteins:
- the LOC105795363 gene encoding L10-interacting MYB domain-containing protein-like, with amino-acid sequence MVKTRNFVEGDSSLATKAVWDDELTLIFCKLCVNEVNAGNRPTTHLNSKGWENVIALFQAKTQKIYGKPQLKNKWDTLKKEWRLWRELLKESTGIGWCPSKKTVDATEEWWAAKIQENPDFKGFKKKGIEPRLNELMWQMFGGIVATGENAWAPSSGVLPSGVLMGDDAPNEGFGDSDEHSNENECIPLDEVPSNPSHEIPNRRK; translated from the exons ATGGTAAAGACACGAAATTTTGTGGAGGGAGATAGTAGCTTAGCAACAAAAGCTGTTTGGGATGATGAGCTGACATTGATATTTTGTAAACTTTGCGTGAATGAAGTCAATGCTGGTAATAGACCGACAACTCATCTAAACTCAAAAGGATGGGAAAATGTCATTGCTCTTTTTcaagcaaaaacacaaaaaatttatggaaaacctcaattgaaaaataagtgggATACATTAAAAAAGGAATGGAGGTTATGGAGGGAGTTGCTTAAGGAATCTACAGGTATTGGATGGTGTCCATCTAAAAAGACGGTCGATGCTACCGAAGAATGGTGGGCTGCAAAAATACAG gaaaatcctgattttaaaggatttaagaagaaaggaattgaaccaCGATTGAATGAGTTAATGTGGCAAATGTTTGGTGGCATTGTAGCCACCGGAGAGAACGCATGGGCACCTTCGTCTGGTGTTCTTCCAAGTGGGGTTCTTATGGGAGATGATGCACCTAATGAGGGATTTGGTGATTCAGATGAACATAGTAACGAGAATGAATGTATTCCTCTTGATGAGGTACCATCAAACCCTTCTCATGAAATTCCTAATCGAAGAAAGTAA
- the LOC105795356 gene encoding uncharacterized protein LOC105795356 — protein MGGKRKTNENEGMEGEEDSKHNIKKMKNEKSEILPSSIKNKEKRSAVHAKLKHQKKLDKRKKLKARDAAAKRALELGEEPPPKQIPRTIENTREADETVCMPDDEELFAGNDADEFSAVLKQDRTPKILITTCRFNSTRGPAFITELLSVIPNSHYHKRGTYDLKKIVEYANNKEFTSIIVVHTNRREPDALLIIGLPDGPTAHFKLSSLVLRKDIKNHGNPTSHEPELVLNNFTTRLGHRIGRLIQSLFPQSPNFRGRRVVTFHNQRDFIFFRHHRYIFETKEIKQSESKGKKAKDTKGESISKEKVIARLQECGPRFTLKLVSLQHGTFDTKGGEFEWVHKPEMDTSRRRFFL, from the exons ATGGGCGGAAAAAGAAAGACGAACGAAAACGAAGGGATGGAAGGAGAGGAGGATAGCAAACACAACattaaaaagatgaagaatGAGAAGAGTGAGATACTTCCTTCCTCCATTAAAAACAAGGAGAAGAGATCTGCTGTACACGCCAAACTCAAGCACCAAAAGAAGCTCGACAAACGCAAGAAGCTTAAAGCTCGCGACGCCGCCGCTAAACGCGCTCTCGAGCTAGGAGAAGAG CCTCCACCGAAGCAAATTCCTCGCACTATTGAAAATACGAGAGAGGCTGACGAGACAGTTTGCATGCCTGATGATGAAGAg CTGTTTGCTGGTAATGACGCTGATGAGTTCAGTGCGGTTCTAAAGCAAGATCGTACCCCGAAGATTTTAATCACAACTTGCCGTTTCAATTCCACT AGGGGACCGGCTTTTATCACAGAATTGCTTTCGGTGATCCCAAATTCTCATTACCATAAAAGAGGAACATATGACTTGAAAAAG ATTGTGGAATATGCAAATAACAAAGAATTCACTTCTATTATAGTAGTTCACACCAACAGAAGAGAACCAG ACGCTCTTCTAATTATTGGATTGCCTGATGGCCCTACTGCACACTTCAAGCTTTCCAGTTTGGTTTTGAGGAAGGACATTAAG AATCATGGAAATCCTACCAGTCATGAGCCTGAGCTAGTATTAAATAACTTCACAACACGCCTGGGCCATCGCATTGGCAG GCTGATTCAGTCACTTTTTCCCCAATCTCCTAATTTTCGAGGTCGGCGAGTTGTAACCTTCCACAATCAACGAGATTTTATATTCTTCCGACATCATAG GTATATATTTGAAACCAAGGAGATCAAACAGAGTGAGTCAAAAGGTAAAAAGGCAAAGGATACCAAGGGTGAGAGCATTAGTAAAGAAAAAGTAATAGCTCGTCTTCAG GAGTGTGGTCCTCGGTTTACACTAAAGTTGGTAAGTCTACAGCATGGAACATTCGATACAAAAGGCGGAGAATTTGAGTGGGTTCACAAG CCTGAAATGGACACTAGCCGAAGGAGGTTTTTCTTGTAA
- the LOC105795352 gene encoding pentatricopeptide repeat-containing protein At4g01570, with amino-acid sequence MRHGRTPISSFSSPLLKNPSIQLGNILLIASLTKTLLESGTRNLDPNSIPLSEPLVLQILRKNSLEPSKKLDFFNWCRSFKPNFKHSAVTYSHIFRTLCRSGFVEEVPNLLFLMKEDGVLVDSSTFKLLLDAFIRSGKFDTALEILDYMEESGACLNASVYDSVLVALARKGQVGLALSMFCKLLEACNGNDNGNSVVSSLPGSVAINELLVALKKADMRAEFKQIFDKLREKKDFELDTCGYNICIHTFGCWGDLGASLSLFKEMKQKEKSSSSCSFGPDLCTYNSLIHILCSVGKVKDALIVWEELKVSGHEPDVFTYRILTQGCSKSYKINDAMKIFSEMQYNGFAPDTVVYNSLLNGLFKARKLMEACQLFEKMVQDGVRASCWTYNIIIDGLFRNGRAEAAYTLFCDLKKKGQFVDGVTYSIVVLQLCREGQLEEALQLVEEMEDRGFLVDLVTITSLLVGFYKQGRWDWTERLMKHIRGGNLVPNVLKWKANMEALMKNPPKNRKDYTPLFPSRGDFIEIRSFAGQAMGNNVDSEDCDEKDQEMPFIETDQWSSSPYMDQLANQVKSSEHSSRLFSLRRGQRVKEKGIGSFDVDMVNTFLSIFLAKGKLSLACKLFEVFTDMGVDPVSYTYNSIMSSFVKKGYINEAWGVLNEMDEKVCPTDVATYNLIIQGLGKVGRADIASSILEKLMKQGGYLDIVMYNTLINALGKAGYINEASKLFEQMRSSGINPDVITYNTLIEVHTKAGQLKDAYRYLKMMLDAGCSPNHVTDTILDNLGKEIDKLRLQKASIVCTNNNNGDDS; translated from the coding sequence ATGCGCCATGGAAGAACCCCCATTTCTTCATTCTCTTCTCCTCTCCTCAAAAACCCATCAATCCAATTGGGCAACATCCTCCTTATCGCCTCTCTCACCAAAACCCTATTGGAATCTGGAACCCGAAACCTCGATCCGAACTCCATCCCCCTTTCCGAGCCACTGGTCCTCCAAATCCTCCGCAAAAATTCCCTCGAGCCTTCTAAGAAGCTCGACTTCTTTAACTGGTGTCGCTCTTTTAAACCAAACTTCAAACACTCGGCCGTCACTTACTCCCACATATTCCGGACCCTTTGTCGATCTGGGTTCGTCGAGGAAGTCCCTAATTTGCTGTTTTTGATGAAGGAAGATGGTGTTCTTGTTGATTCTAGTACCTTTAAGTTATTGCTTGATGCTTTTATTCGGTCCGGTAAGTTTGATACTGCCCTTGAAATTCTTGATTATATGGAAGAATCGGGTGCTTGCTTGAATGCTAGTGTTTATGATTCGGTTCTCGTGGCTTTAGCTAGAAAAGGCCAAGTGGGTTTGGCTTTATCTATGTTCTGTAAGCTTTTAGAAGCTTGTAATGGCAATGATAATGGGAATTCTGTTGTTAGTTCGCTTCCTGGATCCGTTGCAATCAACGAGTTGCTTGTTGCTCTCAAAAAAGCTGATATGAGAGCAGAATTCAAAcaaatttttgataaattgagagaaaaaaaggaTTTTGAATTAGATACATGTGGTTATAATATATGCATTCATACCTTTGGGTGTTGGGGTGATCTGGGTGCTTCTTTGAGCCTCTTTAAAGAGAtgaaacaaaaggaaaagagTTCCAGTTCCTGTTCGTTCGGTCCTGATTTGTGTACCTATAACAGTCTCATACACATACTTTGCTCGGTTGGCAAGGTGAAAGATGCTTTAATTGTGTGGGAGGAGTTAAAAGTGTCTGGCCATGAGCCTGATGTGTTTACATATAGAATTCTTACTCAAGGGTGCTCGAAATCATACAAAATTAATGatgcaatgaaaatatttagTGAGATGCAGTATAATGGGTTTGCTCCAGACACCGTTGTGTATAATTCTCTTCTGAATGGATTGTTCAAGGCCAGGAAGTTGATGGAAGCATGTCAGTTATTTGAGAAAATGGTTCAGGATGGTGTAAGGGCCTCGTGTTGGACTTACAATATTATTATAGATGGGTTATTTAGGAATGGCAGGGCTGAAGCTGCTTACACTCTGTTTTGTGATTTGAAGAAGAAGGGGCAATTTGTGGATGGTGTCACTTACAGCATAGTTGTGTTGCAACTTTGTAGAGAAGGTCAGCTTGAAGAGGCACTACAATTGGTGGAAGAGATGGAAGACAGAGGTTTTCTTGTTGATTTAGTTACTATAACATCACTCTTGGTAGGATTTTATAAACAAGGTAGGTGGGATTGGACGGAGAGGTTGATGAAGCACATTCGTGGTGGCAATCTAGTACCCAATGTTCTCAAGTGGAAGGCAAATATGGAGGCTTTAATGAAAAATCCACCTAAAAATAGAAAGGATTACACTCCTCTATTCCCATCCAGAGGAGATTTTATTGAGATAAGGAGTTTTGCTGGCCAAGCAATGGGCAATAATGTTGATTCTGAAGATTGTGATGAGAAGGATCAGGAGATGCCATTCATTGAAACTGATCAGTGGTCATCATCACCATATATGGATCAATTAGCTAATCAAGTAAAGTCATCTGAACATTCTTCACGGTTGTTTTCGCTGAGGAGGGGGCAAAGAGTTAAAGAAAAGGGGATCGGTTCTTTTGATGTTGATATGGTGAACACTTTCTTATCTATATTTTTGGCCAAGGGAAAACTGAGCTTAGCCTGCAAGTTGTTCGAAGTATTCACTGATATGGGTGTAGATCCTGTTAGCTACACATACAACTCGATTATGAGTTCATTTGTGAAGAAGGGGTATATCAATGAGGCATGGGGTGTCCTGAATGAAATGGATGAGAAAGTGTGCCCAACAGATGTAGCAACCTACAATCTGATAATTCAAGGCCTGGGGAAGGTGGGAAGAGCAGACATTGCAAGTTCAATTCTGGAGAAATTAATGAAGCAGGGTGGTTATCTTGACATAGTTATGTATAACACCCTGATCAATGCCCTGGGAAAGGCTGGTTACATAAATGAAGCAAGCAAACTTTTCGAACAGATGAGGTCTAGTGGGATAAACCCCGACGTCATCACTTACAATACACTTATCGAAGTTCATACCAAGGCTGGTCAATTAAAGGATGCATACAGATATTTAAAAATGATGTTGGATGCAGGATGTTCTCCGAACCATGTTACGGATACCATTTTGGATAATCTTGGAAAGGAAATCGACAAACTGAGGCTGCAAAAGGCATCAATCGTGTGCACTAATAACAACAACGGGGATGATTCCTAA
- the LOC105795338 gene encoding uncharacterized protein LOC105795338, producing the protein MGITKICPWKSGDNSCQVHIPGSLEDEGKGKEDNPVHGADSGKDLDDCDLEGINCELCMLEGKICSIPYELFDLPDLREILSLETWNSCLTEEDRFCLSANLPDMDEWTFWLTMKELFGSSDLYFGNPMDTFFKRLKGGFYPPKVCCLRESLQFLERRKYYHTLRSYHDKMAQMFTDMRRLWDECSVSTGVEERHYMWRTRRSCRDSNLLDLNAVPSDGYLLNEDANLDSVMCHLPKRMKTWETVSTKNIVASPSADGMTIIAPNYSTKGVLKVKTSGSNAIHNHNQKLVVGDKSEQCLSVPKVLLKAVTKVPSVLPPLSKVCSRRSQTALLVGAQVLRDPKPERTILGNAGCFSGSSFLWQNIVGSKMNPERSGCMLNHQDCTFRSKEVDFADSKRHKLGGENLWKNFDVGKTHKGNGDRMQEKFMAFPNQIKTPSDFNVENSEKTNKPSVSKRLKYDLPLPLTYKRRKSQAKNTSDLTNSLRTGIDIRTSSSKESNHPLGNSVNAFKFKFLGPMNREA; encoded by the coding sequence ATGGGCATAACAAAGATTTGCCCTTGGAAATCAGGGGATAATAGTTGTCAGGTTCACATTCCTGGCTCATTAGAAGATGAAGGCAAGGGAAAGGAAGATAACCCTGTACATGGGGCAGACTCGGGTAAGGATCTCGATGACTGTGACTTGGAGGGAATTAACTGTGAACTGTGCATGCTGGAAGGTAAGATTTGTAGTATACCGTATGAACTCTTTGATCTACCTGATTTGAGGGAGATATTGTCATTGGAAACATGGAACTCATGCTTGACAGAGGAAGACAGGTTCTGTTTATCAGCCAATCTTCCAGATATGGATGAATGGACCTTTTGGTTGACCATGAAAGAGCTCTTCGGTAGTAGTGATTTGTATTTCGGGAATCCCATGGATACATTTTTCAAAAGATTGAAAGGTGGATTTTATCCTCCCAAGGTTTGTTGTCTCAGAGAGTCCTTGCAGTTTCTTGAGAGGAGAAAATATTACCACACGTTAAGATCTTATCATGATAAAATGGCACAAATGTTCACAGACATGAGAAGGTTGTGGGATGAATGTAGTGTGAGCACTGGTGTTGAAGAAAGACATTATATGTGGAGAACAAGGAGGAGTTGCAGGGATTCCAATTTGCTTGACCTTAATGCCGTACCAAGTGATGGATATCTGTTAAATGAGGATGCTAACTTAGATTCAGTCATGTGCCATTTGCCAAAGAGAATGAAGACTTGGGAAACTGTTAGTACAAAAAACATTGTTGCCAGTCCATCTGCCGATGGAATGACTATTATTGCTCCAAACTACAGCACAAAGGGTGTTCTGAAGGTTAAGACTTCCGGCAGTAATGCAATTCACAACCACAATCAGAAGTTGGTTGTAGGTGACAAATCGGAACAATGTCTATCAGTGCCAAAGGTTCTGTTGAAAGCAGTAACCAAAGTTCCTTCTGTTCTTCCACCGCTATCAAAAGTGTGCTCAAGAAGGTCACAAACAGCATTGCTTGTTGGTGCCCAAGTTTTACGGGACCCCAAACCCGAACGTACAATCTTGGGAAATGCAGGTTGTTTTAGCGGGTCATCGTTTCTATGGCAGAACATTGTTGGTAGCAAAATGAATCCTGAGCGATCTGGATGTATGTTAAATCACCAGGATTGTACTTTCAGAAGCAAGGAAGTTGACTTTGCTGATTCAAAGAGACACAAATTGGGTGGTGAGAATTTGTGGAAGAACTTTGACGTGGGAAAGACGCACAAAGGAAATGGAGATCGCATGCAGGAAAAGTTTATGGCTTTTCCCAACCAAATAAAGACCCCAAGTGattttaatgttgaaaattcAGAGAAGACAAATAAACCTAGTGTTTCAAAGAGGCTTAAGTATGATCTTCCCCTTCCATTGACTTACAAGCGAAGAAAGTCTCAAGCCAAAAACACATCGGACCTCACCAATTCACTCAGAACAGGTATCGATATAAGAACTAGTAGTTCAAAAGAATCAAACCACCCTTTGGGGAACAGTGTAAATGCATTCAAGTTTAAATTCTTGGGTCCTATGAACAGGGAAGCTTAA
- the LOC105795320 gene encoding glucose-1-phosphate adenylyltransferase large subunit 1 isoform X1 yields MLGSCCVPSSKLPPSHHDKILSSSFFSNAVGIGQCNSAISGIRFGKFDISRRKCSATKRCSTSAVLADVTKDFMAFRANIYPKHEADPKTVASIILGGGAGTRLFPLTGTRAKPAVPIGGCYRLIDVPMSNCINSGINKIYILTQFNSQSLNRHISRTYNSGNGVTFGDGFVEVLAATQTSGESGKKWFQGTADAVRQFIWLFEDAKHRYIENILILSGDHLYRMDYMDFLQKHINSGADISVSCLPVDESRASDFGLLKIDENGQIRQFLEKPKGESLRSMQVDTTLLGLTAQDAKKTPYIASMGIYLFKTDVLLKLLRWHYPEANDFGSEIIPMAMKDYNVKAYLFDGYWEDIGTIKSFFDANLALTDKPPKFHFYDPLKPIFTSPRYLPPSRIEQCRVVDSIISHGCFLRECSVKHSIVGIRSRLEYGVELKDTLMMGADHYQTEAEIASCISEGNIPLGIGRNTKIMNCIIDTNTRIGKNVVIANKDNVEEADRPSEGFYIRSGITVVVKNAVIKDGTII; encoded by the exons ATGTTGGGTTCTTGCTGTGTTCCATCATCAAAGCTGCCACCATCCCACCACGACAAGATTCTGTCATCTTCATTCTTTAGTAATGCAGTGGGAATTGGGCAATGCAACAGTGCAATTTCTGGTATTCGGTTCGGAAAATTCGACATTTCTAGGAGGAAATGTTCTGCAACCAAAAGATGTTCCACCTCTGCTGTTCTAGCTGATGTTACCAAAGACTTCATG GCTTTCCGGGCGAACATTTATCCGAAACATGAGGCAGATCCCAAGACTGTTGCCTCTATCATATTAGGGGGTGGAGCTGGAACACGGCTCTTTCCCCTTACTGGAACAAGGGCCAAGCCAGCT GTTCCCATTGGGGGATGTTATAGGCTGATCGATGTCCCAATGAGTAACTGCATCAATAGTGGGATTAACAAGATTTACATCCTCACCCAGTTCAATTCTCAATCTCTAAACCGCCACATTTCTCGGACTTATAATTCGGGCAATGGTGTGACCTTCGGTGATGGGTTTGTTGAG GTATTAGCAGCTACACAAACATCAGGTGAATCAGGAAAGAAGTGGTTCCAGGGTACAGCAGATGCTGTAAGACAGTTCATATGGCTGTTTGAG GATGCTAAACACAGATATATTGAGAACATTCTGATATTATCTGGCGATCATCTATACCGAATGGATTACATGGACTTCCTGCAG AAGCACATTAATTCTGGTGCTGACATATCTGTTTCATGTCTCCCTGTTGATGAAAG TCGTGCCTCTGATTTTGGATTGCTGAAGATTGATGAAAATGGACAGATTAGGCAGTTCCTAGAGAAACCTAAGGGTGAAAGTTTGAGGTCAATG CAAGTCGATACAACTCTTCTCGGATTAACAGCTCAAGATGCAAAGAAAACACCATACATTGCATCAATGggtatatatttattcaaaacagATGTTCTACTGAAACTACTCAG GTGGCATTATCCAGAAGCCAATGATTTTGGATCTGAAATCATTCCAATGGCTATGAAAGATTACAATGTTAAG GCATATTTGTTTGATGGCTATTGGGAAGATATTGGAACCATAAAATCCTTTTTTGATGCAAATTTGGCCCTCACAGATAAG CCCCCCAAGTTTCACTTCTATGATCCCCTAAAGCCAATCTTCACCTCTCCTCGGTATCTACCTCCATCAAGAATAGAGCAGTGCCGG GTCGTGGACTCCATAATTTCACATGGCTGCTTCTTGAGAGAATGCAGTGTCAAACATTCCATCGTGGGAATTCGCTCAAGATTGGAATATGGGGTGGAGCTGAAG GATACATTGATGATGGGTGCTGACCATTACCAAACTGAGGCAGAAATAGCATCCTGTATATCAGAGGGCAATATTCCATTAGGCATTGGCAGAAATACTAAAATCAT GAATTGTATAATAGACACAAATACAAGAATTGGAAAAAATGTTGTCATTGCAAACAAGGAT AATGTGGAAGAGGCAGATAGACCATCTGAGGGATTCTATATTCGATCAGGAATTACTGTAGTGGTAAAAAATGCTGTAATTAAGGATGGAACAATAATTTAG
- the LOC105795320 gene encoding glucose-1-phosphate adenylyltransferase large subunit 4, chloroplastic/amyloplastic isoform X2 — protein MLGSCCVPSSKLPPSHHDKILSSSFFSNAVGIGQCNSAISGIRFGKFDISRRKCSATKRCSTSAVLADVTKDFMAFRANIYPKHEADPKTVASIILGGGAGTRLFPLTGTRAKPAVPIGGCYRLIDVPMSNCINSGINKIYILTQFNSQSLNRHISRTYNSGNGVTFGDGFVEVLAATQTSGESGKKWFQGTADAVRQFIWLFEDAKHRYIENILILSGDHLYRMDYMDFLQKHINSGADISVSCLPVDESRASDFGLLKIDENGQIRQFLEKPKGESLRSMQVDTTLLGLTAQDAKKTPYIASMGIYLFKTDVLLKLLRWHYPEANDFGSEIIPMAMKDYNVKAYLFDGYWEDIGTIKSFFDANLALTDKPPKFHFYDPLKPIFTSPRYLPPSRIEQCRVVDSIISHGCFLRECSVKHSIVGIRSRLEYGVELKLHHIMSYHSSYYQFKSSNFEYDHF, from the exons ATGTTGGGTTCTTGCTGTGTTCCATCATCAAAGCTGCCACCATCCCACCACGACAAGATTCTGTCATCTTCATTCTTTAGTAATGCAGTGGGAATTGGGCAATGCAACAGTGCAATTTCTGGTATTCGGTTCGGAAAATTCGACATTTCTAGGAGGAAATGTTCTGCAACCAAAAGATGTTCCACCTCTGCTGTTCTAGCTGATGTTACCAAAGACTTCATG GCTTTCCGGGCGAACATTTATCCGAAACATGAGGCAGATCCCAAGACTGTTGCCTCTATCATATTAGGGGGTGGAGCTGGAACACGGCTCTTTCCCCTTACTGGAACAAGGGCCAAGCCAGCT GTTCCCATTGGGGGATGTTATAGGCTGATCGATGTCCCAATGAGTAACTGCATCAATAGTGGGATTAACAAGATTTACATCCTCACCCAGTTCAATTCTCAATCTCTAAACCGCCACATTTCTCGGACTTATAATTCGGGCAATGGTGTGACCTTCGGTGATGGGTTTGTTGAG GTATTAGCAGCTACACAAACATCAGGTGAATCAGGAAAGAAGTGGTTCCAGGGTACAGCAGATGCTGTAAGACAGTTCATATGGCTGTTTGAG GATGCTAAACACAGATATATTGAGAACATTCTGATATTATCTGGCGATCATCTATACCGAATGGATTACATGGACTTCCTGCAG AAGCACATTAATTCTGGTGCTGACATATCTGTTTCATGTCTCCCTGTTGATGAAAG TCGTGCCTCTGATTTTGGATTGCTGAAGATTGATGAAAATGGACAGATTAGGCAGTTCCTAGAGAAACCTAAGGGTGAAAGTTTGAGGTCAATG CAAGTCGATACAACTCTTCTCGGATTAACAGCTCAAGATGCAAAGAAAACACCATACATTGCATCAATGggtatatatttattcaaaacagATGTTCTACTGAAACTACTCAG GTGGCATTATCCAGAAGCCAATGATTTTGGATCTGAAATCATTCCAATGGCTATGAAAGATTACAATGTTAAG GCATATTTGTTTGATGGCTATTGGGAAGATATTGGAACCATAAAATCCTTTTTTGATGCAAATTTGGCCCTCACAGATAAG CCCCCCAAGTTTCACTTCTATGATCCCCTAAAGCCAATCTTCACCTCTCCTCGGTATCTACCTCCATCAAGAATAGAGCAGTGCCGG GTCGTGGACTCCATAATTTCACATGGCTGCTTCTTGAGAGAATGCAGTGTCAAACATTCCATCGTGGGAATTCGCTCAAGATTGGAATATGGGGTGGAGCTGAAG TTGCATCATATCATGTCATATCATTCCTCTTACTACCAGTTTAAATCCTCAAACTTTGAGTATGACCACTTTTAA